In Synechococcus sp. Nb3U1, one DNA window encodes the following:
- a CDS encoding TMEM165/GDT1 family protein, with the protein MVLGLGLALVSLSICLGFLAFGHQYLEWHPGSTSPLAEVALDTSSSPEIAFESASTPTEVAAANSPVEGSRPQLWFMTFMTVFVAEMGDKTQLATLLMSAQSRSPWAIFFGSASALVTASLLSVVLGGGLGQVIPSDWLQWLAGAGFLVIGGYVLWQEWRGDVLREG; encoded by the coding sequence ATGGTTCTGGGACTGGGACTGGCCTTGGTCTCTTTGTCCATTTGCCTAGGTTTTTTGGCCTTTGGGCATCAGTATCTGGAATGGCATCCGGGATCCACCTCTCCACTGGCGGAGGTGGCTTTGGATACATCGTCTTCCCCTGAGATAGCTTTTGAGAGTGCATCCACGCCGACTGAGGTTGCTGCTGCCAATAGCCCTGTAGAGGGATCCAGGCCACAACTTTGGTTCATGACCTTTATGACGGTGTTCGTGGCAGAAATGGGGGATAAGACCCAACTGGCAACATTGTTGATGAGTGCCCAATCAAGATCCCCTTGGGCAATCTTTTTCGGTTCTGCTAGTGCGTTGGTGACGGCCAGTTTGCTCAGTGTTGTGTTGGGGGGCGGTCTGGGTCAGGTCATTCCGTCAGACTGGCTACAATGGTTAGCCGGCGCAGGCTTCCTAGTGATTGGGGGCTATGTGCTTTGGCAAGAGTGGCGGGGAGATGTCCTTCGGGAGGGCTAG
- a CDS encoding ABC transporter substrate-binding protein yields the protein MTGERWFRRDFVVNGAALLAVGWGSKPKKKEQGEPLRLATNWYAQAEHGGFYQAVATGIYARYGLEVQIHMGGTGVNVLQLLAGGAADFVLGSSPDALSALQAGIPLVTVAAFFQKDPQCLLAHPGVGHDHLENLRGKPIWVSPGANLTYWPFLRAKFGFSDEQKRPYNFSLGPFLLDKQSAQQGYVTAEPFRVRQEGGFDPVVFPLADYGYSPYATTLETTRHFAERQPELVQKFVAASSEGWQSYLEDPRPGNRLIQQDNPNMSEALLAYSHQALKDYGLLTSGDAATLGIGAMTDERWHRYFEDMVALQIIESKLDVRQAYLLNFLPNRSTGVRPT from the coding sequence CGTTGGTTCCGACGAGATTTTGTGGTGAATGGGGCCGCCCTATTGGCTGTGGGATGGGGATCCAAACCCAAGAAAAAGGAACAGGGAGAACCCCTTCGCTTAGCCACCAACTGGTATGCGCAAGCAGAGCACGGTGGATTTTACCAAGCCGTCGCCACTGGCATTTACGCCCGCTATGGTCTGGAGGTGCAAATCCACATGGGGGGAACAGGGGTGAATGTGTTGCAACTGTTGGCGGGAGGGGCGGCAGATTTTGTGCTCGGCTCCAGCCCGGATGCACTTTCTGCTCTGCAAGCCGGGATCCCGTTGGTGACGGTGGCAGCCTTTTTCCAGAAGGATCCCCAATGTTTGCTGGCTCATCCCGGGGTGGGCCATGACCATCTAGAAAACCTGCGGGGCAAGCCGATTTGGGTCTCTCCGGGAGCGAATCTCACCTATTGGCCTTTTTTGCGCGCCAAATTTGGCTTCAGCGACGAACAAAAGCGCCCCTACAATTTCAGCCTTGGGCCCTTTTTGCTGGACAAACAGTCGGCACAGCAAGGGTATGTTACCGCCGAGCCTTTTCGGGTGCGTCAAGAGGGGGGCTTCGATCCGGTGGTGTTTCCCCTAGCAGACTATGGATACTCTCCCTATGCCACAACCCTGGAAACCACACGTCACTTCGCGGAACGGCAGCCGGAACTGGTTCAAAAATTTGTCGCTGCTTCCAGTGAAGGTTGGCAGAGCTACCTAGAGGATCCCCGCCCCGGCAACCGCCTGATCCAACAGGATAACCCCAACATGAGCGAGGCCCTTTTGGCCTATAGCCACCAAGCCCTGAAAGACTATGGCCTGCTGACCTCTGGAGATGCCGCCACCTTAGGGATCGGGGCGATGACCGATGAACGTTGGCACCGCTACTTTGAGGACATGGTGGCTCTCCAGATCATAGAGTCGAAGCTAGATGTTAGACAGGCTTACTTGCTCAATTTTTTGCCCAATCGGAGCACTGGAGTCAGACCCACTTGA